A DNA window from Candidatus Thermoplasmatota archaeon contains the following coding sequences:
- a CDS encoding NAD(P)-dependent glycerol-1-phosphate dehydrogenase produces the protein MDRFAKSKLMTFPREVLVGHGVLDDVAWLLGELNLSGPALVVTGERTRALAGERAAAILSKGGIPAELIVTASATQASVERALAAARAHKAGVILGVGGGSVIDVAKLTAFRHGAPYVSVPTSASHDGLTSPRASIKEEAGSASKEAKAPLAIVADTGVIVQAPYRTLAAGCADAISNATAVLDWKLAHRLRGEEYSSFAAVLAETSANMIMENVESIKPNLEEAVWLVVKSLIVSGVSMSVAGSSRPASGSEHMFSHTLDLLAPGRALHGEQVGVGSIMMMYLHGGDWRRIRDALAKVGAPTTAAELNVDRKTIIDALVRAHENKPDRYTILGDKGLSRDAAEDLVRATGVA, from the coding sequence ATGGACCGCTTCGCGAAGTCCAAGCTCATGACGTTCCCGCGCGAGGTGCTCGTGGGCCACGGCGTCCTCGACGACGTCGCGTGGCTCCTCGGCGAGCTGAACCTCTCGGGCCCCGCCCTCGTCGTCACAGGGGAGCGCACCCGCGCCCTCGCGGGCGAGCGCGCCGCGGCCATCCTTTCCAAGGGGGGCATCCCGGCCGAGCTCATCGTCACCGCGTCCGCGACGCAGGCGAGCGTCGAGCGCGCCCTCGCCGCGGCCCGCGCGCACAAGGCGGGCGTCATCCTCGGCGTCGGCGGCGGGTCCGTCATCGATGTCGCGAAGCTCACGGCGTTCCGCCACGGCGCGCCCTACGTCTCGGTCCCGACGAGCGCGAGCCACGACGGCCTCACCTCGCCGCGCGCGAGCATCAAGGAGGAGGCCGGGTCCGCCTCGAAGGAGGCGAAGGCGCCGCTCGCGATCGTCGCCGACACGGGTGTCATCGTGCAGGCCCCGTACCGCACGCTCGCGGCCGGCTGCGCGGACGCCATCTCGAACGCGACCGCGGTCCTCGACTGGAAGCTCGCGCACCGGCTCCGCGGCGAGGAATACTCGAGCTTCGCGGCCGTGCTCGCCGAGACGAGCGCGAACATGATCATGGAGAACGTCGAGTCCATCAAGCCCAACCTCGAGGAGGCCGTGTGGCTCGTGGTGAAGAGCCTCATCGTGAGCGGCGTCTCCATGAGCGTCGCGGGCTCCTCGCGCCCGGCCTCCGGGTCGGAGCACATGTTCAGCCACACCCTCGACCTCCTCGCGCCGGGCCGCGCGCTCCACGGCGAGCAGGTGGGCGTCGGATCGATCATGATGATGTATCTCCACGGCGGCGACTGGCGGCGCATCCGCGACGCGCTCGCGAAGGTCGGCGCGCCGACGACGGCCGCCGAGCTGAACGTGGACCGCAAGACGATCATCGACGCGCTCGTGCGCGCGCACGAGAACAAGCCCGACCGCTACACCATCCTCGGCGACAAGGGCCTCTCCCGCGACGCGGCCGAGGACCTCGTCCGCGCGACGGGTGTCGCCTGA
- a CDS encoding DUF63 family protein: MGRLDRIRAFYDRHTLAVWAVILAIPVLILVAGLVLAPKTFYDGYVWRDIWGPAVADAHQWSAACLTDEGRVVQGILVEGRASCPQGVAGTPAAEGYTYPSEATYGAILAVSLYLIYTQLFVRRGVRADVGFVFALIPIIALGPLARVLEDANAFCRTGTACDPSFWAYFWISPFEYIQMGFFTVLALLAGLALRDRREAWGPAKQTRVVAGLVAAQVAVILALAWLTRDRLSIPLVPVLPVALVLGGAAGVLAYRHLAHREGGDGGVNPTLLALGLAPAAAALALDLWWMAGNVWSEAAWRGQLYVVPGLVMLAIAGAITLAVYLVGRFGGRKWSTLALYAMPLSVLMLLGHMIDGIATWIATQDPFDMGIPPYGEKHPLSDAFLQLGLGGLGFPLMKFVMIVAIIWLLNREFHREGATDADRNLVGLIQMAIFVLGFAPGVRDVARVVMGI, from the coding sequence ATGGGTCGGCTCGACCGGATCCGCGCCTTCTACGACCGCCACACGCTCGCCGTCTGGGCGGTCATCCTCGCGATTCCCGTCCTCATCCTCGTCGCGGGTCTCGTGCTCGCGCCGAAGACGTTCTACGACGGGTACGTCTGGCGCGACATCTGGGGTCCTGCGGTCGCGGACGCGCACCAATGGTCCGCCGCCTGCCTCACGGACGAGGGCCGCGTCGTGCAGGGCATCCTCGTCGAAGGCCGCGCCTCGTGTCCCCAGGGCGTCGCCGGCACGCCCGCGGCCGAGGGGTACACCTACCCCTCGGAAGCCACGTACGGCGCGATCCTCGCCGTCTCGCTCTATCTCATCTACACGCAGCTCTTCGTCCGGCGCGGCGTGCGCGCGGACGTGGGCTTCGTCTTCGCCCTCATCCCCATCATCGCGCTCGGCCCCCTCGCGCGCGTGCTCGAGGACGCGAACGCGTTCTGCCGCACGGGGACCGCGTGCGACCCGAGCTTCTGGGCCTACTTCTGGATCAGCCCGTTCGAGTACATCCAGATGGGCTTCTTCACGGTCCTCGCGCTCCTTGCGGGCCTCGCGCTGCGCGACCGCCGCGAAGCCTGGGGCCCCGCCAAGCAGACCCGGGTCGTCGCCGGGCTCGTCGCGGCGCAGGTGGCCGTCATCCTGGCCCTCGCCTGGCTCACGCGCGATCGCCTCTCGATCCCCCTCGTCCCCGTCCTCCCCGTCGCCCTCGTCCTGGGCGGCGCCGCGGGCGTCCTCGCGTACCGCCACCTCGCGCACCGCGAGGGCGGCGACGGCGGCGTGAACCCGACGCTCCTTGCGCTGGGCCTCGCCCCGGCCGCGGCCGCGCTCGCGCTCGACCTCTGGTGGATGGCCGGCAACGTCTGGAGCGAGGCCGCGTGGCGCGGCCAGCTCTACGTGGTCCCCGGTCTCGTCATGCTCGCGATCGCGGGCGCGATCACGCTCGCGGTCTACCTCGTCGGGCGATTCGGCGGGCGGAAGTGGTCGACGCTCGCGCTCTACGCGATGCCGCTCAGCGTCCTCATGCTTCTCGGTCACATGATCGACGGCATCGCGACCTGGATCGCGACGCAGGACCCCTTCGACATGGGGATCCCGCCCTACGGCGAGAAGCACCCGCTCTCGGACGCCTTCCTTCAGCTCGGTCTCGGCGGCCTCGGGTTCCCGCTCATGAAGTTCGTCATGATCGTCGCCATCATCTGGCTCCTCAACCGCGAATTCCACCGGGAAGGCGCGACGGACGCCGACCGCAACCTCGTGGGTCTCATCCAGATGGCGATCTTCGTGCTCGGCTTCGCGCCCGGCGTCCGCGACGTCGCGCGCGTCGTGATGGGGATCTGA